DNA from Electrophorus electricus isolate fEleEle1 chromosome 5, fEleEle1.pri, whole genome shotgun sequence:
CCAAAAGACAGGACTTTCACccatttcatgtttcttgtccACCAAATATAAGCTTGCAATTTCTCACTTATTCCACTATTTACAAATTCAACATTTCATGAGAATGCACGGCATAAACTTTCACATACCTATTACCAAAATCAGTAATAGAAGCCATTCTAGACATCCAAGTGTACTTAAAAGGACTTAAATTTCAAAACTGTATACAAGTACAATGGCTCTTAAAAACAATCACTAGAAAAACTTCTGGAGATACCAGAGCGGACATGGGAAACTGCCCTGTTTAGAATCAATGGGTCAGCATCTTGTGCTTGTTTGAGACTTTTTCAGTTTAAGATTGTACATTGTACTTACTACTGTAAAACTAGGCTGGCCAAGATGCATTCGAATACAGATGAAATTTGCGATAACTCACCATGACAAGGCCAgctcagtttgtgtgttttgggattGTCCCAAGTTTATGCACTTTTGTCTCACAGTATTTACAACTTTGTCTGAGGCATTTCTAATGTTGAACTtcagcctagcctagcctaacATCTGCACAACTAACAAAATAAAGGATGCTCTAGCTTTTTCACCATTGCTAGCTTGAAAGAATGTTGTTAAACTGGAAACCAAGAGACCCAGCAAAAGATCATGAATGGATGAAAGACAATGCTTTTTCTCAAGCTAGAGAATATTAAATACTCCCTtaaagtgttcatttaaaaattatgcCTCGGAAACCAATATTGTCAATATATGTTAAAAAGTTATCCAGCCTTCCTCAGGAATAGGCCTAACTAAAAAGTAACACCAAACTCAAACTTGCCATGactgtatttattgcaaaagcacttacttatttattctattttcactctctgcccctcctttttattattcatttagttttatttgtttatttatttataaaactaattttccctccctctcttcttctgtgGGAAGACAGTGTCTGTTCTGTTGTTGGGgaataagttttaaaaaaaagaaaaaaaagaaaaaaaagaaagagaccaTATTGACTGTTATTACTTTATATCATTGTATACCATGAATTCCcctgaattaaaaatattaagaaGCGGCAGCCCAACTGGACAGATATGATGCCACATGCAGGAAATTAGCTCCAACTCTGCTCCTGAAGAGCCCTCAAAGCACCGTCTACTACCACAGAGACTTCAAAAAAACCATCATCTGGTATGATGAATTCAACTACACTTGCAATGTAAAAACAGAAGTAATACACGATCATATCAGAATATTATGATGACCCCTGGTTTGGAATGAACCCAGCCTGGGATGCCACAGACACCATGTAACAAGGTTTTCTGCATGTATAAATAAGCGAGCACTCCAGTCATGGGCAAAGGATGCGATATGACTGATGTCAAAAAGGATATGACAGAGTACCGGGCGAAAAGTGGTAGCATCTCGGAAACTGCAAACTTTATGGGGACATTTTAGAGCCGCTGTGGTCAAGGTGTACTCAGAATGGACTCCTCGCACATCGAGTGCCTCCCAACAGAATAACAGTGGTGCCCCATAAGCTATTCATGCCAGAGAGGAACAATGACTCCAGCATAGTACAGGCCATTCATCACAACACAGTGGACCAATCAGTCTCTGTAATGAACACAGGAGCAATGAGGAAAGTCTCAGAGATCAACCATGTTCGCTTAATGGTATGTCTGAGCCTATGAAACAGAAGTATGGTTAAGGCACCAAGATTGACCAAGGCTCATCGTCAGAACTACCTCTAGTTTGCACGGGAGGACCATAATTGGACACTGGAGGATTGGAAAAATATTGCTTTCTCAGACAAATCCAGGCTCATGCTACATAAAGTGGCTGGACAGTGGTCTATACACAACCAAATGCATGAGAACTGCCTCCAAGAGAGAACTATGGGCCAAaggcagggtggtggtggaagAGTACACATCTGGGGGTTGTTTTCCTGGCATGATCTTGGACCACTAATACAACTCTCAATGCCAATGGGTACATAGGCAATCCTAGGAGatcatatacacatgtacattctTATCTTATGGTAAAATGGTACCCATCAACAGCATAATGCTCTAACTCACTGCACAAGAGTGGTGCATGAGTGGTTTCAGGAGCATGACAATAACTTTGGTGTCCTTCCTTGGCCTGCTATAAATCCAGTGGAACACATCTGAGAACACATGGATCACCGTGctgacccacaaacacacaacctgaGGGACCTTAGTGCTCCGCCACACTTGGAATGGGCACGAGTGCCTCTGGATACCGTCCATCACCTAATACAGTCCATGCCACGACGTCTCGCTAGTGTCATCCAAGCAAAGGGTGATTATTCCCACTATTTAGTAGATGGTCATAATATTCTTATATGACCGTGTACATGCCACAGTTACACAGTATGTAGTAGAATTACAGGGacataagcaaagagacatagtTCAACTGTAGATGTTCTACATCTAGATATTCTAAATGTTCCAACTATATAAATAAGGAATACAAACACAGAACTATTCCATGAGTGCCATTCATCAAAACTGGGTTTACTCCTGGGACCTCTGAGTGCAGAATGCAAAATAATCTCTCATGCTGAATTTTTAGATTAAATGCTATATGCTTATTTTAGTGTTAATTCTTACAAATATGTTATTGCTGTGACTGTCATCCAGAGACTTAAAACAGGCATATGAGCACtgaaagaaaggggggggggggggggggggggacatcaGTAAGACTTACCTGAAGCAGGAGGGTGTGTTGTAGAGGGAACTGTTTCCAGCTTGTACTTGGTAATCCAGTACAATAGGGCATTCCTTCAAGGCGTTTCCCAATAGATCCTCTTTCACTATGACAACAGTGACTCCAGCACATCCTATGTTCTTTTGGGCACCTGCAAATATTAGCCCAAACTTggaccaaaaacaaacaaatttcagaaataaaccaatgaagcaaaacaaacaaataaaacaagttaTAGTACTTTATCATTAATCAGATGTTCCACAATGGAAAAACCTAAATAGTAGCAATAACGCCAACCTTTGATACATCTATTGGTCGGGACAGGAAATTTGATGACATATCACTGACAATAATGACATCCTTGGTTTCAGGAATGAAATTAAACTCAACACCATGGACTGTTTCATTGCAGCAGTAGTAGACATAGGACGCTGAAGGATTCAATGACCAACTGCTGCTGTCTGGAATACCTGAAGGTAAACatccacatttatttttagaattcaTGAAAAGCTAAAAGCTTTTTACCGGTATTTTAAAGGgaatttcttttttactttacatattgcaacatttttaaactttatacCAATGTAAATTTTTGCTCTAcacatttctttccatttttctttcagaGCAATATTCTACCAAATGTCTGTCACCTTTTCtatatgcaaaaatacaaaaatcaaaGTATACAAAAATCATAAACCTGCATTAAGCATTGAAGACAATTCATCAAGTGAAATTAGGACTGTTAGGCTAATTAGCAGTTTTTCTTAAACACAAtaatagtgaaaataaacagGTTGAAAATAGTTGAAAAAATTTGTTGTTAAATTCAACaagaagtaaaagaaaacaaaatgtatacaaatcGAACATTTCTGAACTACCTTCAAATACACAATCGTTTTGCATTTTGGACATTCCTCAGTGGATGATTGGTTTATTAATTTGAATGGTTGAGTTCTCTTTAGAAGCAGAGCAATTTCCATAATAATGTCCTTAAAATATGTGCCATTCCTACAGTCAGAATCAGGTGGTCATTCACAGCAGTTTTTTCAAAAGGAAAATTCTAAAGAACTTACTTGTGTATCTATCCAGGTTTGGGTGAATTAGATTCACTTTGCCATACTTCTCTGCCTCTTTGGCAGCTTTTGCAGACCAAATCCCAGTCACGATATAATCCGCACACCTGTCCTTCTTCAGACCAATCAGATTTAGAGGAACAGCACTGAACTGCCCTGTTCCACCACCGTGAAGAAACAATACCTTGTAGTTTTCAGGTATATTCCTGTGTACAGAAtaggtaaaaacaaaacatgaatgttAATATGGATACTTGGCAATTATATGACTATCAATCAAAGCCATGTCAATGTACTTTCATTAGGAATAAAACTCACAGAAGCTCACGAAGAAGATTTTCTGTGGTGTTTATGATGTTGCTGAAATCTGATGTCCTGTGGCTCATTTCTAGACATAATGAGTACGGATCATTACCACTGCAATCATATAAAACTTAATGccataattaatttttaatatcaTCCTTACCAAGAACACTAATCCCAGTGCCACTATAATTCAGCAGCTCCCTCTGTGCTTGGATCAAAACCTGAGGAAAGCCAGAGGAATTGCTCTACAGATTTCTTCTGATTAGAACATCAACTTTCTGCATGTGGTTTCCTGTTCTTCATGGATGCAAATCACAGGCACTAGATATGTACAGTCCCATTGCAGCAGCAGGTCATTACATTGCAACAAAGTGGGGGGCCTTTCACACTGTATACTGATGAGCAATGTTATAGTTATAACATCTTGCACATTGTGCAATGTGCTTTATTCTGATTAGAACTGGCTTTAACCACATTCATTTGGGTTATCCAACCAGTTCCCATTACATTTTCACCCAACGCCTACAGTCATAATGATTCTGCTAGCTAAAagcaagtaaaataaaatattggcATTGCTTCATCCAAGTTCAGTCAGCCTTTAAAAACAAGCTTGCATATGAATCTAACTTGCATATGAAATCTGGAGATTGTGAAATGCaatgcataaaaacaaaaactgtggCATTTTAAGACCTAGGCAAGATGGATTTAAGACATAAGACAAATTAAGGATTTGTGTTTGGATAAACGAATTTAAGATGCATGTGTGGACAACCTGCTATTTGGACCTGAatatgatccctgccacttgGTTCTGTCTTTCAACTTATGCTTTCCCTGCCAGCACCTGGCATACCGCTTCTAGGTTCTGGATTGCCTCAAAGGCTACTCTGTAATGTTTGCATCTTGGGTCTGCCGCTGTCCTTCAACCCCATGTCAGTCACCTCTGCTATTTGTTGGTGGTAAACTCCACAGAGGGGCCCATTATACAATGGAACCTCCTCTGCATGCATGGCAGCCCCATCCCCCATCTGACTGAGGCACACCTTCATTCCTTCTACCCTGATCACTTACTCTTTTTACTAACAGCTGACTACACTTCTCCCATTTGAATAACAATCCTATGTCCTTTCCGTAGATCAATCATTGAGTAAATGTCACTTTCCAACTTGGCATATAgtttgatgtcatccatgtacaggagatGGCTGATGGTAGAGATTAAGGAGCAGAATTACCCACACTCACTTATTGATAATCTGTTTGAGAGGATTCAGGCATATGCACAACAGTGGTGGGGACAGTACATCTCCTTGACATATACCACTCTGTCAATTGTCTGAGTTGGCTTCTAGCATTATCCTACAGCATTCCACAGCGTTCTAGCCCTTATGGCTTCACTGACTTTATCCGGGGCTAGGCATTCTTTCTTGTAGTTGATCTAGGCAACACTTAGgctggtctgtctggtcttggaATCCTGCTAGATGGCTCCATCATTCAGCAGGTGATGGTTTGAGTCTCCGGTTTGCCCCTTCTGAGCAGTGCTCATACTTGCATATGTGCTCATTCAGCTTGGTGTCTATTATTCCTGACATGGATTTCCTTGTTGTAGCCAGGCAGGTTATTGGTCTGTAGCTGGATACATTTGGATCCCTTGTTGGGACCCCTCATGACTAGTATTGTCCCAGCCTGAATGGGAGCTTTTAAAGTGCTGTTTCTTTTATTCTGCTAGTCAGCCATTCAGTGCTGTTTTCTTTAACCTGTAGGCATGTCTTGATGCCAGTGCTCTTAACCTTTGTTTAGCAGATTTTATAGCCTCACTTATTGGCTCCCTGTTGTAATCCTTCTGTAGCCAGACCCCATCTTTGATCTTTATGCCCTTCCAAAGCTCTGTCAATTTGCTGACTTCCATCAGAGTTGTTTTTATGTTGGCTTACAGCCTCTGTCTCCAAGAGGGAAGGTCAGTTTTCCATGGCTTGTATTTTGTTGCCTAGGATCCCTACCATAACTATTGCAGTGGCATATACCAGTTTGTTGGTTTCAGTTATACTGGTTGTTGGTAGTAGAGCTCTTTGCTTATTGTAGCATTCATATCTGCTTGCATACTGTATGATGGTTTGCTTGCCACTAAAGCTAAGTATATACTATGCAGTCATTGTAACAATGCTGTCACACAGGGCAATCACagataatgaaacatttatttggcaGAGAGTTAAAATTTTTGGTCGTGGAATGTACAATAGGTCATGCTCCTCTGCAGCAATTGTAGTTCTTCTGCAACCAAAGAGCAGAAGAAGCTATGATCATCTTGTGGCAGTGCTCCAAAATCTCAGTGTGACCGCTGCTACATGCGTCTAAAAACAACCTATAGGGAGAGGCCTGGAATTATGCACAACCCATACATTTGTTATTGATTTGAAGTTGATGTATCACAACAAAATATGTTGGACCCAAAATAAGAACATATTGTGGGATTGTGGCAGCAGAAAGCATGCCTTTTGATGTCTCCTTTTGGCaaaaatatgattatatatatatatatatatatatatatatatatatatatatatatatatatatatatatatatatatatatggatgaCAAAAGCAGAAAGATTTTCTAGCATTACTATTATATAGTCTGACTTTCAGCACAAGTGAAGTGGTATAGTCGGTCATTGACTTTGGTCACGATTTCAGATGTACCATCTCATAGTGTAAcatgcaataaacaaacaagaccacTGGAAGACCACTGGAATCACAGTGTAAAGCCATCTTAAATCAGGGGAGCCTACAGTAGTGGCATTCTGTGTGCAAATCAGCTGTCTTAACCTCTTAACCACTACACTAAATAagcagacatacatacacaataataacaacaacaacaataataataataataataataataattatgggATGGAGTACTAAAGTCCACCCTTACATTGATTTAATTTCTAGTCAAAATGGCTATTAAAGTACAACTTGTTCATTTCTCAGTATCAGGAACATAGCAGGAAACTTTGTAACTTTGAGATGAAATGCAGTTAACCAACCAATGCACACCATTAAAGTGTGACACTGCTGCACAGCAGGAAATGAAGGAAATAGAGATCTGAGCACCCATGCCAAAAATCTTAAACTAGCATATTTTCAATGGGTCAAGGATccaaaagcaaagcaaatcaAACACTAGCATTAAAACTGCTCCAACTATTCCACAGTGGAAAGAGGAAGTAAGGATGGGATTCATCAGAGATTAAGAAAAATGGATCTCTCTCAGTTTTCCTTACCCATTATACTTTTAGTGAATGTTTAGTCCCTACAAAATAAAACGTATGAGTTATAAGCTGCACTGAGGTTTCAACACACCTATAGGGATGTCTGTATAATGGCCTTACTGAGACCTGGTTTACACAAAAAGATGCTGATTCTGAGCTAGCTATGGACCAAGGCAGAGTTTCAGAGCTTCTCTTCACCAAGCCAGAGGAACCAGTAAAGAGCAAGCTGGATatatttgcctttgtgtgtctgAAATCTGGTGTAAAACAGTAATGGTGAGAGAGATACACTATGTACCAAGGAAAGTGAACCATCAAGTGTGTCCTTGAGCAATTGAAAAAGTAAAACGAACCTATAAAGAGAAGTTGGAAATGAAGTTGAGAAATAAT
Protein-coding regions in this window:
- the psat1 gene encoding phosphoserine aminotransferase isoform X2, translated to MEKKNIINFGAGPAKLPPSVLIQAQRELLNYSGTGISVLEMSHRTSDFSNIINTTENLLRELLNIPENYKVLFLHGGGTGQFSAVPLNLIGLKKDRCADYIVTGIWSAKAAKEAEKYGKVNLIHPNLDRYTSIPDSSSWSLNPSASYVYYCCNETVHGVEFNFIPETKDVIIVSDMSSNFLSRPIDVSKFGLIFAGAQKNIGCAGVTVVIVKEDLLGNALKECPIVLDYQVQAGNSSLYNTPSCFSIYIMKLVLEWIKSNGGAEAMEILNKKKSSLIYDIINTSNGFYCCPIDVSCRSRMNIPFRIGKKEGDEALEKLFLDGASKLGMISLKGHRSVGGIRASLYNAVTLEDAQALSAYMKEFLKDHLTEIDH